A genome region from Sphingomonas sp. BGYR3 includes the following:
- a CDS encoding integrase arm-type DNA-binding domain-containing protein — protein sequence MLTDAKVRSAKPRPKPYKIADANRLFLMVTPSGGKLWRWNYEYDGKHKTLALGAYPRLSLADAREKRDEAWSMLCEGLDPNVAKRLKIEANLEASRQTFERVAREWHGNAKAQWAIIHASDIIRSLERDVFPTIGALPIAQLTPPLILGVLREIENRGAIETAKRVRQRISAVFVFAIAKGIATSDPAEKLGSVLKPLRKGRQPAITEIGALRTMIRAAEEDNARPVTRLGLRMLALTAVRPSELRGAEWAEFEDLDGKLPLWRIPSARMKGDLERKEAIDGDHLVPLTPQAVAVLRAIWPLTGGGPLVFPSNRHAHRPMSENAIGYLLNRAGYHGHHVPHGFRAAFSTIMNEWAERNGDPHDRKVIDLMLAHVPKDKVEGAYNRAAYMPRRRELAAIWADMLSEGLPDPVELVGRPVKEIRSWSRRRLPAPVEPDFRFPAPRRHAR from the coding sequence ATGCTGACCGATGCAAAGGTGCGCAGCGCCAAACCGCGCCCAAAACCCTATAAGATCGCCGATGCTAATCGCCTGTTTTTGATGGTGACCCCGAGCGGCGGCAAGCTGTGGCGCTGGAACTACGAATATGACGGCAAGCATAAGACACTCGCCTTGGGCGCTTACCCACGCTTGTCGCTGGCCGATGCACGCGAAAAGCGTGACGAAGCCTGGTCGATGCTGTGCGAGGGGCTTGATCCCAATGTCGCAAAACGGCTGAAGATCGAGGCGAACCTCGAAGCTTCCCGGCAGACGTTCGAGCGCGTGGCGCGCGAGTGGCATGGCAACGCCAAGGCACAATGGGCCATCATCCATGCGAGCGACATTATACGGAGCCTTGAGCGTGACGTCTTCCCGACCATTGGCGCGTTGCCGATTGCCCAGCTCACCCCGCCCCTGATTCTTGGTGTCTTGCGAGAGATCGAGAATCGAGGCGCGATCGAGACAGCGAAGCGCGTTCGGCAGCGCATCTCGGCGGTGTTCGTCTTCGCCATCGCTAAGGGCATCGCGACAAGCGATCCTGCCGAAAAGCTGGGCTCTGTCCTCAAGCCGCTGCGCAAGGGACGCCAGCCTGCGATCACCGAGATCGGCGCCCTGCGCACGATGATCCGTGCAGCCGAGGAAGATAATGCACGGCCGGTCACCCGGCTCGGCCTTAGAATGCTGGCACTCACCGCCGTCAGGCCCAGCGAGCTGCGCGGTGCAGAATGGGCTGAATTCGAAGACCTCGATGGCAAGCTGCCGCTATGGCGCATCCCTTCGGCCAGAATGAAAGGCGACCTGGAACGCAAGGAAGCAATTGATGGGGATCACCTTGTTCCCCTGACCCCACAAGCGGTGGCGGTGCTACGCGCGATCTGGCCACTGACGGGTGGGGGACCATTGGTTTTTCCCAGCAACCGGCATGCGCACCGCCCGATGAGCGAAAACGCCATCGGCTATCTGTTGAACCGGGCCGGCTATCATGGACATCATGTGCCGCACGGATTTCGGGCGGCCTTTTCGACGATCATGAACGAATGGGCGGAGCGCAATGGCGATCCGCATGACCGCAAGGTGATCGACCTGATGCTGGCCCATGTCCCGAAAGACAAGGTCGAGGGCGCCTATAACCGTGCGGCCTATATGCCCCGCCGACGCGAGCTGGCGGCGATCTGGGCCGATATGTTGAGCGAGGGCCTGCCTGATCCGGTTGAACTGGTTGGTCGGCCAGTGAAGGAAATCAGGTCCTGGTCGCGCCGAAGGCTACCCGCCCCCGTCGAGCCGGACTTTCGATTTCCTGCCCCGCGTCGTCACGCACGATGA
- a CDS encoding AlpA family phage regulatory protein produces the protein MAELSERPERFLKLPEVCRRVGLGKSMIYDLVKRGQFPPPYKLSSCASRWSEREVVAWIDDVKDGFEGKRRKL, from the coding sequence GTGGCTGAGCTTTCCGAGCGCCCGGAGCGGTTTCTCAAGCTGCCAGAGGTCTGTCGCCGTGTCGGCCTGGGCAAGTCGATGATCTACGATCTCGTGAAACGAGGCCAATTCCCACCGCCCTACAAGCTGTCGTCCTGCGCGTCGCGCTGGAGCGAACGCGAAGTGGTCGCCTGGATCGATGATGTGAAGGACGGCTTCGAGGGAAAACGCCGCAAGCTCTAG
- a CDS encoding transcriptional regulator: MALTRDFKETVKERVARDPVFAKAMLDEAATAFLNGEPHVSRLILRDLVNASLGFEELANETKRPSKSLHRMLSETGNPSMDNLAAIFGAVRTRLGVVMEARAVEVAQG, encoded by the coding sequence ATGGCACTGACCCGTGATTTCAAGGAAACGGTGAAGGAGCGCGTCGCGCGCGATCCCGTCTTCGCCAAGGCAATGCTGGATGAGGCCGCAACCGCCTTTCTAAACGGGGAACCGCATGTGTCGCGGCTGATCCTGCGCGATCTCGTCAATGCCTCGCTTGGCTTTGAGGAACTGGCGAACGAGACGAAGCGGCCAAGCAAGAGCTTGCATCGGATGCTGTCGGAAACGGGCAATCCGAGCATGGATAATCTCGCCGCGATCTTTGGCGCAGTCCGCACCCGGCTGGGGGTGGTCATGGAGGCCCGTGCGGTCGAAGTGGCTCAAGGCTGA
- a CDS encoding peptidylprolyl isomerase, with the protein MPPAPGDAIAADWRAIPDDQLLVIDLAGGRRVVIRLAPDHAPVHVDNIRKLARARWWDGTSVYRVQDNYVAQWGDATEQKPLPADVVANPPAEYEFAARPLAARLSLPDPYALRAGMTADGWPQLTGPYRPDQATDRAWLPHCYAMVGVARDLAPSTGSGAELYTVIGHAPRHLDRNIALVGRVIQGIEHLSTLPRGTGNLGFYEKPAQRVAIETVRLASDIPAAERPGFQYRATDNARFAAYVRARENREPPFFTVPAGGADICNVPVPVRPTPR; encoded by the coding sequence ATGCCCCCCGCACCGGGCGATGCGATCGCGGCGGACTGGCGCGCCATTCCCGACGATCAGTTGCTGGTAATCGACCTTGCCGGCGGGCGGCGGGTGGTCATCCGCCTGGCCCCCGATCACGCCCCCGTTCATGTGGACAATATCCGCAAGCTGGCGCGGGCCCGATGGTGGGACGGCACCAGCGTCTATCGCGTCCAGGACAATTATGTCGCGCAATGGGGCGATGCGACCGAGCAGAAGCCGCTGCCCGCCGATGTCGTCGCCAATCCGCCGGCCGAATATGAGTTTGCCGCCCGGCCGCTGGCGGCGCGACTGTCGTTGCCCGATCCCTATGCCCTGCGCGCCGGGATGACCGCCGATGGCTGGCCGCAACTGACCGGCCCCTATCGCCCCGATCAGGCGACAGACCGGGCGTGGTTGCCGCATTGCTATGCCATGGTCGGCGTGGCGCGCGATCTGGCGCCCAGCACGGGTTCGGGGGCGGAACTGTACACGGTGATCGGCCATGCGCCCCGGCATCTGGATCGCAACATCGCACTGGTCGGCCGGGTGATCCAGGGGATCGAGCATCTGTCCACGCTGCCGCGCGGGACCGGCAATCTGGGCTTTTACGAAAAGCCCGCCCAGCGGGTCGCAATCGAGACGGTGCGGCTGGCCAGCGACATTCCGGCCGCGGAACGGCCCGGTTTTCAGTATCGCGCAACGGACAATGCCCGCTTTGCCGCCTATGTCCGGGCGCGGGAAAACCGGGAACCGCCGTTTTTCACCGTGCCGGCGGGCGGCGCGGATATCTGCAATGTCCCGGTGCCGGTGCGGCCGACGCCCCGTTAA
- a CDS encoding ABC transporter permease, which produces MSGAADFSYDSSTARLTLTGDLSLARIGALPERLGAIDGPVSVIDLGSVERLDTIGAWVVHRTATTRNASIEGLDENKRVIFEQVTAADQPVTVKHPGLPSGLRILDEIGAATIQSFRTMAGLLGFLGATVIAFWSVMVSIVRPPNRFRFHATVQRFEVVGVSALGIIGLMSFLIGIVIAQQGAVQLRQFGAEVFTINLIGRITLRELGVLMTAIMVAGRSGSAFAAQLGTMKLTEEIDAMRTIGVSPMEALVLPRVVAAVLMMPLLGMYASLVAMIGGGLLCWLTLDIPPITFIQRIREVVPLTDLYVGLVKAPVFGAIIAIAGCFQGMLVESDAEQVGKRTTSAVVQAIFLVIVLDAFFAVFFTWIGWI; this is translated from the coding sequence ATGAGCGGAGCCGCGGATTTCAGCTATGATTCCAGCACGGCGCGGCTGACCCTGACCGGCGATCTGTCGCTGGCCCGGATCGGGGCACTGCCGGAACGGCTTGGCGCCATCGACGGCCCGGTTTCGGTCATCGACCTTGGCAGCGTCGAACGGCTCGACACCATCGGCGCGTGGGTCGTGCATCGCACGGCGACCACCAGGAATGCGTCGATCGAGGGGCTGGACGAGAACAAGCGCGTCATCTTTGAACAGGTGACCGCCGCCGATCAGCCGGTGACGGTCAAGCATCCCGGCCTGCCGTCCGGCCTGCGCATCCTGGACGAAATCGGCGCGGCGACGATTCAATCATTCCGCACGATGGCTGGTCTGCTCGGCTTTCTGGGCGCGACAGTCATTGCGTTCTGGTCCGTGATGGTCAGCATCGTGCGCCCGCCCAACCGGTTCCGGTTCCACGCAACGGTGCAGCGGTTCGAAGTGGTTGGCGTTTCCGCCCTGGGCATCATCGGCCTGATGAGTTTCCTGATCGGCATCGTCATCGCGCAACAGGGCGCGGTGCAGCTGCGCCAGTTCGGTGCAGAGGTGTTCACGATCAATCTGATCGGCCGCATCACGCTGCGCGAACTGGGCGTGCTGATGACCGCGATCATGGTCGCCGGTCGTTCGGGCAGCGCCTTTGCCGCGCAGCTCGGCACGATGAAGCTGACCGAGGAAATCGACGCGATGCGGACCATCGGCGTGTCCCCGATGGAGGCGCTGGTGCTGCCCCGGGTGGTGGCTGCGGTGCTGATGATGCCGCTGCTCGGCATGTACGCCTCGCTGGTGGCGATGATCGGCGGCGGATTGCTGTGCTGGCTGACGCTCGACATTCCGCCGATCACCTTCATCCAGCGCATCCGGGAGGTCGTGCCGCTGACCGACCTGTATGTCGGCCTGGTCAAGGCGCCGGTGTTCGGAGCGATCATCGCCATCGCCGGCTGTTTTCAGGGGATGCTGGTCGAAAGCGACGCCGAACAGGTGGGCAAGCGGACCACCTCTGCGGTTGTGCAGGCGATTTTCCTGGTGATCGTGCTCGACGCGTTTTTTGCGGTCTTCTTCACGTGGATCGGCTGGATATGA
- a CDS encoding DUF445 domain-containing protein, with protein MKLFPRRPARLEPPPPQLTRMRLVATGLLVAMAALFLIARSVEGAHPAWGYVKAFAEAAMVGGLADWFAVTALFRHPLALPIPHTAIIPRNKDRIADTLARFLKENFLIPGVVARRMRGVDLAGAAGRWLTQPGGGVAGRLRYGASRLAVDLLQSLDQERLGGVVRSALSDQLRRLDIAPMLGQALHAAIEEDRHAPLMNGMIRWAARVLEANEPIIRQMVHDRAGSILRWTGLDETLANKIIDGLTGLVNDMAEDPGHPLRHKAEEGLARLAIDLKYDPDTQAKVQAFKADLLNNPALGDWWQSVWEMLRARMIETAANPDAMMAGQLGDALRQLGQTLQTNPELARTVNRFVRRAAVGAASDYGDAIVRLVSDTIRGWDEQTITNRLENAVGRDLQFIRINGTLVGGLVGLAIHAVDGWL; from the coding sequence ATGAAGCTGTTTCCCCGCCGCCCCGCCAGACTGGAGCCACCCCCGCCCCAGTTGACGCGGATGCGGCTGGTGGCGACCGGACTGCTGGTCGCGATGGCCGCGCTGTTCCTGATCGCCCGGTCGGTGGAGGGGGCGCATCCGGCCTGGGGCTATGTCAAGGCGTTTGCCGAGGCGGCGATGGTCGGCGGCCTGGCGGACTGGTTCGCGGTCACCGCGCTGTTCCGCCACCCGCTTGCCCTGCCCATCCCCCACACGGCCATCATCCCGCGCAACAAGGACCGGATTGCCGACACGCTGGCCCGGTTCCTGAAGGAAAATTTCCTGATCCCCGGCGTCGTCGCCCGGCGGATGCGGGGGGTCGATTTGGCGGGCGCGGCCGGACGATGGCTGACCCAGCCGGGCGGCGGCGTTGCGGGGCGGCTGCGCTATGGCGCATCGCGGCTGGCGGTGGACCTGCTGCAATCGCTGGATCAGGAACGGCTGGGCGGCGTCGTCCGCTCTGCCCTGTCCGATCAGCTACGCCGGCTCGACATCGCGCCCATGCTGGGTCAGGCGCTGCACGCCGCGATCGAGGAGGACCGCCACGCTCCCCTGATGAACGGCATGATCCGCTGGGCCGCGCGCGTGCTGGAGGCGAATGAGCCGATCATCCGCCAGATGGTGCACGACCGCGCGGGTTCGATCCTGCGCTGGACCGGGCTGGACGAGACGCTGGCCAACAAGATCATCGACGGGTTGACCGGACTGGTCAACGACATGGCGGAGGATCCCGGCCACCCCCTGCGGCACAAGGCGGAGGAGGGGCTCGCCCGGTTGGCCATCGACCTGAAATACGATCCCGACACCCAGGCAAAGGTTCAGGCGTTCAAGGCCGATCTGCTGAACAATCCCGCACTTGGCGACTGGTGGCAGTCGGTGTGGGAAATGCTGCGTGCGCGGATGATCGAAACCGCCGCCAATCCCGATGCGATGATGGCGGGTCAGCTGGGCGACGCGCTGCGCCAGCTTGGCCAGACGCTGCAGACCAATCCGGAGCTTGCCCGCACGGTCAACCGCTTTGTCCGCCGCGCGGCGGTGGGCGCGGCCAGCGACTATGGCGATGCCATCGTCCGGCTGGTGTCCGACACGATCCGCGGCTGGGACGAACAGACCATCACCAACCGGCTGGAAAATGCCGTTGGCCGCGACCTTCAGTTCATCCGGATCAACGGCACGCTGGTCGGCGGGCTGGTGGGATTGGCCATCCATGCGGTGGACGGCTGGCTTTGA
- a CDS encoding HAD-IB family hydrolase, with translation MRHLRWRGKAIAAIERAMQPAPHLSIWDMDKTITRVPTWTPFLVHAALRRSPWRLALLPLAGMAGIAFRMGMISRARLKELAQHWVIGPHLTVDEAQRIADSYAARVVDTGLFARAHARVLADRAQGYRTVLATASFDFYAAAIARALEFDGVIATRSLRNDLGHILPRVDGENCYGPAKRRMVEAWMAEQGIDRPGTAIRFYSDHVSDAPMLELADEAFAVNPHPPLRRLARQRGWTIIDWDRED, from the coding sequence ATGCGGCATTTGCGCTGGCGCGGCAAGGCGATAGCGGCCATTGAACGGGCGATGCAGCCGGCGCCGCACCTTTCCATCTGGGACATGGACAAGACGATCACGCGCGTGCCCACCTGGACGCCGTTCCTGGTTCATGCCGCGCTCCGTCGCTCCCCGTGGCGGCTCGCCCTGCTGCCGCTGGCCGGGATGGCCGGAATCGCCTTTCGCATGGGCATGATTTCGCGGGCCCGGCTGAAGGAACTGGCCCAGCATTGGGTGATCGGTCCCCATCTGACCGTGGATGAGGCGCAGCGTATCGCCGACAGCTATGCCGCGCGGGTGGTCGACACCGGCCTGTTCGCCCGTGCGCACGCCCGCGTGCTGGCCGACCGGGCACAGGGATATCGCACCGTGCTGGCGACGGCGAGTTTCGATTTCTATGCCGCCGCGATTGCGCGCGCGCTGGAATTTGACGGAGTGATCGCCACCCGGTCGCTGCGCAACGATCTGGGCCACATCCTGCCGCGGGTCGATGGCGAGAATTGCTATGGCCCCGCCAAGCGGCGGATGGTCGAGGCGTGGATGGCCGAACAGGGCATCGACCGGCCGGGGACGGCGATCCGGTTTTACAGCGATCATGTCAGCGATGCCCCGATGCTGGAACTGGCGGACGAGGCGTTTGCGGTCAATCCGCACCCGCCGCTCCGCCGGCTGGCCCGCCAGCGCGGCTGGACGATCATCGACTGGGATCGCGAGGATTAG
- a CDS encoding type II toxin-antitoxin system RelE/ParE family toxin yields MIVEEYVREDGSCPFRSWFDGLDPQASAKVATAVIRLELGNVSNVKWIGGGLGEYRIDWGPGYRLYLTQDGDDLVILFVGGSKRRQQADIDRAGVLLKEYRARKAAVTKGRR; encoded by the coding sequence TTGATTGTTGAAGAATATGTTCGCGAGGACGGCTCATGCCCGTTTCGATCCTGGTTCGATGGTCTTGATCCCCAAGCATCGGCCAAGGTCGCGACGGCAGTCATTCGGCTGGAACTGGGCAATGTGTCCAACGTCAAATGGATTGGCGGAGGGCTTGGCGAATATCGGATCGACTGGGGGCCGGGCTATCGGCTGTATCTGACGCAGGATGGCGATGACCTCGTCATCCTGTTCGTCGGCGGCTCAAAGCGCAGACAGCAGGCCGACATCGACCGGGCCGGGGTGCTGCTCAAGGAGTATCGGGCCCGTAAGGCGGCCGTGACGAAAGGCAGGAGGTGA
- a CDS encoding DUF2274 domain-containing protein — MPDLKLPKLPDRTPVKLTISIMPELSEALGDYAKIYQSTYGQSEAVADLVPLMLKSFLDSDRGFAKAREALNKAKGSG, encoded by the coding sequence ATGCCCGATTTGAAGCTTCCCAAGCTGCCGGACCGCACGCCCGTCAAGCTCACGATCAGCATCATGCCTGAGCTGAGCGAGGCGCTCGGCGACTATGCCAAGATCTATCAATCGACCTATGGCCAGTCCGAGGCCGTTGCCGACCTTGTGCCCCTGATGCTCAAATCATTTCTCGACAGCGATCGCGGCTTTGCCAAGGCACGCGAAGCGCTGAACAAGGCAAAGGGCAGTGGCTGA
- a CDS encoding ABC transporter ATP-binding protein, with the protein MSEPIICVRGLKNGFGDQIVHEGLDLDVRRGEILGVVGGSGTGKSVLMRSIVGLQQPLEGTIRVFGEETIDRDPTEAVDVRKRWGVLFQGGALFSTLTVAENVQVPLREFYPGLSQQLLDEIAGYKVVMTGLPAEAGPKYPAELSGGMKKRAGLARALALDPELLFLDEPTAGLDPIGAAAFDELTLSLQRTLGLTVFLITHDLDSLYAICDRVAVLADKRVIAVGTIDELLAMDHPWIQTYFNGPRGRAAVASAERAGSAPATGA; encoded by the coding sequence ATGAGCGAGCCGATCATCTGCGTGCGCGGCCTCAAGAACGGGTTTGGCGACCAGATCGTCCATGAGGGGCTGGACCTTGACGTGCGCCGGGGCGAAATCCTGGGCGTGGTCGGCGGGTCGGGCACCGGCAAATCGGTGCTGATGCGCTCCATCGTCGGGCTTCAGCAGCCGCTGGAAGGCACGATCCGCGTGTTCGGTGAGGAAACGATCGACCGCGATCCCACCGAAGCGGTCGATGTGCGCAAGCGCTGGGGCGTGCTGTTTCAGGGCGGCGCCCTGTTTTCCACGCTGACGGTCGCCGAAAATGTTCAGGTGCCGCTGCGCGAATTCTATCCCGGCCTATCGCAGCAGCTGCTCGACGAAATCGCCGGGTACAAGGTGGTGATGACCGGCCTGCCTGCCGAGGCAGGGCCGAAATATCCGGCCGAACTGTCCGGCGGCATGAAAAAGCGTGCCGGCCTTGCCCGCGCGCTGGCGCTTGATCCAGAACTGTTGTTCCTGGACGAACCGACCGCCGGGCTCGACCCCATCGGGGCGGCTGCGTTCGACGAATTGACGCTGTCCCTGCAACGAACGCTGGGCCTGACCGTTTTCCTGATCACGCATGACCTGGATTCGCTCTATGCCATTTGCGATCGGGTCGCCGTGCTGGCGGACAAGCGGGTGATTGCAGTGGGCACAATCGACGAATTGCTGGCCATGGATCACCCATGGATCCAGACTTATTTCAATGGACCGCGCGGACGCGCGGCCGTCGCCTCGGCCGAACGGGCCGGGTCGGCGCCGGCCACAGGGGCATGA
- a CDS encoding ABC-type transport auxiliary lipoprotein family protein encodes MTRPAIRYAILIAAALPLAGCLSFGPKTPPMLMALEPATAPATGQVANSGVAPTITIATPVVPQEIAVNRVPVRSDATTLSYVKDAQWVEPPAYLFQRLLSDTLAARSGYAVLTARQILVDPGASLSGELRSFGIDARTGEAIVTYDAALVRKGAESVEKRRFEARVPVSPVEAGPVAAALNEAANKVSVDVADWVAGR; translated from the coding sequence ATGACGCGCCCTGCCATTCGCTATGCGATCCTGATTGCCGCCGCACTGCCGCTGGCCGGCTGTCTCAGCTTCGGGCCAAAGACGCCGCCGATGCTGATGGCGCTGGAACCGGCAACGGCTCCGGCAACGGGTCAGGTCGCCAATTCCGGCGTTGCGCCCACGATCACCATCGCCACGCCGGTGGTGCCGCAGGAGATTGCGGTCAATCGCGTGCCCGTGCGGTCGGACGCAACCACCCTTTCCTATGTCAAGGACGCCCAGTGGGTGGAGCCGCCGGCCTATCTGTTCCAGCGGCTGTTGTCCGACACGCTGGCCGCGCGTTCCGGCTATGCCGTGCTGACCGCGCGGCAGATCCTGGTCGATCCGGGCGCGTCGCTGTCGGGCGAATTGCGCAGCTTTGGCATTGATGCGCGGACGGGGGAGGCGATCGTCACCTATGATGCCGCGCTGGTGCGAAAGGGCGCCGAATCGGTCGAAAAACGCCGGTTCGAAGCGCGCGTGCCGGTCAGCCCCGTTGAAGCGGGACCGGTTGCCGCCGCGCTGAACGAGGCGGCGAACAAGGTTTCGGTCGATGTCGCCGACTGGGTGGCCGGCCGCTGA
- a CDS encoding MlaD family protein, whose protein sequence is METRSNHVLVGAVVLILLLVTALFTVWLARLNTNTAREYDIFFRQAVDGIAKGSPVVFSGVPAGQVVSINLYKPDPSVVRVRVSVNEDVPILVGTTAAIEGVGFTGVSQIQLQGATKGSPHLECPETRPESVCPMGVPVIPTKRGGLGALLNSAPAILERLTAVLERANELLSDKNQARISSILANTDRLTDSFADQGPAIAQTLQETQVAIRAATDAANQLSQLAGTSNQLVSEDVRPALKNLNATIASAQRSMEALEGTIGDARPGVQRLTRETLPEVSQLVGELREATTSINAILQKVDRQGAASIIGTSKLPDYDPKGK, encoded by the coding sequence ATGGAAACGCGTTCCAATCATGTGCTGGTCGGCGCGGTGGTGCTGATCCTGTTGCTAGTGACCGCCTTGTTCACGGTGTGGCTTGCGCGGCTCAACACCAACACCGCGCGCGAATATGACATCTTCTTCCGCCAGGCGGTGGACGGGATCGCCAAGGGGTCGCCCGTGGTGTTTTCCGGCGTTCCTGCCGGTCAGGTCGTGTCGATCAACCTGTACAAGCCCGACCCGTCGGTGGTGCGCGTGCGCGTTTCGGTGAACGAGGATGTGCCGATCCTGGTCGGCACCACCGCCGCGATCGAGGGCGTCGGCTTTACCGGCGTCAGCCAGATCCAGCTGCAGGGCGCGACCAAGGGCTCGCCCCATCTGGAATGCCCGGAGACGCGTCCGGAAAGCGTGTGCCCGATGGGCGTGCCAGTCATTCCGACCAAGCGCGGCGGCCTTGGCGCGCTGCTCAATTCCGCGCCCGCCATTCTGGAGCGGTTGACGGCGGTGCTGGAACGGGCGAATGAGCTGTTGTCCGACAAGAATCAGGCGCGGATCAGCTCGATCCTGGCAAATACCGACCGGCTGACCGACAGCTTTGCCGATCAGGGCCCGGCCATTGCCCAGACGCTTCAGGAAACACAGGTCGCCATCCGCGCCGCCACCGACGCCGCAAATCAGCTGAGCCAGCTGGCCGGCACATCGAACCAGCTGGTGTCGGAGGATGTTCGTCCGGCGCTGAAGAACCTCAATGCCACCATCGCGTCTGCCCAGCGCAGCATGGAGGCACTGGAAGGCACCATCGGCGATGCGCGCCCCGGCGTTCAGCGGCTGACCCGCGAAACCCTGCCAGAGGTCAGCCAGCTGGTCGGCGAACTGCGCGAGGCGACGACCAGCATCAATGCCATTCTGCAAAAGGTCGATCGCCAGGGCGCGGCCTCCATCATCGGCACCAGCAAGCTGCCCGATTACGATCCAAAGGGGAAATGA
- a CDS encoding TrbI/VirB10 family protein — translation MTDAIPSGDTAPPAKVDPESLVLRAQPAPTIRFKRGLVIGLAGLAILAIVLTAWLALSPPSFKLTDQPNDLAEPAKAPSDALDDLPLSYADAPKLGPPLPGDLGRPILKHQQSMAADMTAQPDAQEQSARAAREQAAAERKAARESALLVATGTRAVADEALAPVAVPTPVMADTPKSPLDLERDPNAQQRKMDFLQASDNGGGISPHRIRPAASPYLLSAGSVIAASLITGLRSDLPGLVTAQVTEPVFDTATGRIPLIPQGARLIGRYDSVVAFGQRRALVVWQRLLFPDGRSLALDNEPATDPAGYAGLEDKVNFHSWTLLKGVGISTLLGLGANLTFAGESDLVQAIRQSTQQNVARAGDQITSRNLQIQPTITIRPGTPVRLVVHRDLILAPLNE, via the coding sequence ATGACGGATGCCATCCCATCCGGCGACACAGCACCGCCGGCGAAGGTCGATCCGGAAAGTCTCGTCCTTCGTGCCCAGCCAGCCCCAACCATCCGCTTCAAGCGCGGGCTGGTGATCGGCCTTGCCGGGCTCGCCATCCTCGCGATCGTCTTGACGGCCTGGCTTGCGCTGTCGCCGCCGAGCTTCAAGCTGACGGACCAGCCCAATGATCTTGCCGAGCCGGCCAAGGCGCCAAGCGATGCGCTGGACGATCTACCGCTGAGCTATGCCGACGCGCCCAAGCTGGGACCACCGCTCCCCGGCGATCTTGGGCGGCCGATCCTCAAGCACCAGCAGTCGATGGCGGCGGACATGACCGCACAACCGGACGCACAGGAACAGTCGGCGCGTGCGGCGCGGGAACAGGCGGCGGCGGAGCGCAAGGCAGCCCGCGAATCCGCCCTGCTGGTTGCGACGGGCACCCGGGCTGTAGCGGACGAGGCTTTGGCACCAGTGGCCGTGCCCACGCCGGTGATGGCCGATACCCCAAAATCACCGCTGGACCTTGAGCGCGATCCCAATGCGCAGCAGCGCAAGATGGACTTCCTGCAGGCATCGGACAATGGCGGCGGCATCAGTCCGCACAGGATCCGTCCGGCAGCATCGCCCTATCTGCTGTCCGCTGGCAGCGTCATCGCAGCGAGCCTCATCACCGGGCTGCGGTCGGACCTGCCCGGTCTGGTTACCGCACAGGTCACCGAGCCCGTCTTCGACACTGCGACCGGGCGAATCCCGCTGATCCCGCAAGGCGCGCGCCTGATCGGGCGCTATGATTCGGTAGTCGCCTTTGGCCAGCGCCGCGCCCTCGTCGTCTGGCAGCGCCTCCTCTTTCCCGATGGCCGCTCACTTGCTCTCGACAATGAGCCTGCAACTGACCCGGCCGGCTATGCGGGGCTGGAGGACAAGGTCAATTTCCACAGCTGGACGCTTCTCAAAGGCGTCGGCATCTCAACGCTGCTGGGGCTTGGCGCGAACCTGACCTTCGCAGGGGAGAGCGACCTCGTTCAGGCGATCCGGCAATCGACCCAGCAGAATGTCGCGCGCGCCGGCGACCAGATCACGTCGCGCAACCTTCAGATCCAGCCAACCATCACCATCCGCCCCGGCACGCCGGTGCGGCTTGTCGTCCACCGCGATCTGATCCTCGCTCCCTTGAACGAATAG